Sequence from the Pan paniscus chromosome 4, NHGRI_mPanPan1-v2.0_pri, whole genome shotgun sequence genome:
GGTGAGGGTGGAGATAGAGAATGTATCCAGAGATTAAGGAAAATCAGTGGAAGCAAGCAGAATAGATATTATTGCTGTTTTTCCTGCATCCTGGTGTTTGTTGGAGTGGAAGTTGGGGGTGAAGCCGGTGCCAGAGTGGGGTGACCCCAGGGGCtgcctgccccctccctccccatcccccgcACCAAGGCCTGCAGGACCCAAGCTCACCCACCAAGAAGCTGAGCAGCCCTGGCGCTGGGCGGTGGTGAGGGGCCAGAAATAACCGCCGTTGCTATTCCTGCCTTTCTGGGCTGGGTGGAAACGCTGCCTTTCTAATCTAAAGGCTGCTCTCGACTTCCTGCACATCAGTGGGCTCTTATGTAatgctcccctccctctcctgcccaACGAGCTTCCAGAGATTTCTGCAGCCGGCTGGCTTTACTGCACACTCAGCTGGGGGTAGGGGGAGCAAAGAAACCACCAGAGGCTGGATTGTCCTCTGAGCCCAGGGTCCTGCCAGCCTCAGGCCTGGGAGAGAGACTGGCCAGCACAGAGCAGAGGGACGGATGTCCAAGGGCAGCAGCCTTGTTCTGCATCTGCAGGGCACTGCGGGACAGAGAAGACCCACTTCCACCCACTCCCTCTTCCCTTTACAGACCCCTGCCCCCGAGTACAGACTgtgcccctcccaagtgctgatgCCCCAAGGTCTTCCATTGTAGGCCTACCCTGACTCTGCCTGGTGCATCACTCCCCAGGCAGCCTCTGGGGACAGGAGCCCAGACCCCAACTCTCCCAGGCAGGACCCTCCCACCCCCGTCACCAGGGGCTCAATCCTCTGCGATCTCTTCCCTGCAGCCCCTAGATCCCGTCCAGAGCACGCCAGGCACCCTCTTCAGACGCCCTGCGCCTcagacctcagcatcacacggcaCGGCCCTTCACCTAGCATGAGACCCAGGGCTGTCCTCTGGCATCTTGAATGAGTAGATGAGACGGCTCACACTTCAGCACTCCAGGAcgatcctccctctctctcccttgtcTTCCTCATGCTGCCCCCTCTCACCCACCCCCTCAGGGCACCTTCTGTCCCATCTCATGCCTGGCCTCCTCAGGTTTCTTCTCACCCCTCAAAGCCCTCCCTGGGGTAGGAGCAGAACTGCCCCAGACCCATTCAAAGCCCATCAGCCTTCGGTTGGAAAGTCAGTCGGAAAGTGTGACAGGTGCCCCAGACAAACCCCAAGAGAGTCACTTCCTGAGCCCCGGGCTGGCCACGTGCAAACCACGGCCTGAACAGTGCACTTGGGTGCTGACGTagcccagggctggggaggaggaagcAGCAATGGAAAAAGGGGCTTGTTTTCCTCTGAGAGCTGCAGCCGGCTCAGCCCTGGGTCGGGTGTTGGAGATGGGATGGTTCCACTGGCTTTCTCCTGGAGCCTCAGCGGCCTTGGGCAAGCTCAgttctctctcccctctgcctcttcctcctctcctgttTGCAAGGAAAGGTCTAAGTGCAGATATCAGCTGAGGGCCTCTTACCTTTTCCCCGGCTTCTGGCATCAGTCACTTAGCCAGAAAGGTCTGAGAGCCCCAGGTCATCCCTAAGCACCCTTGAGGCCCAGTAGGCCCCTAGACCAGGGTGCAGAGTGACTCGGAGCCTTCCTTACCTCCAACATGGTTTCCTGCAGGCCCCAGGCCGGTTGTTTCATCTGGGCTGTTGGTCACAAGTGGGGTGCTCACCAGCCCCAACTGAGATTTGGCTCCTCGGCGGGGGGCAATTTTTTCACCGTCTCCTCCCTTTCCTGTCCCCCCAATCACAGCAAACAGAAGTGTGCCATTGGCCAAAAGATAAGACCAGAGGGGAGTGAGGTGACTCAGATGCCCCAGCCTTGTGACTGAGAAGCCAGGTCAGCGGCATAACCCTATCTAGGGAGGTGACTTTCAGCCCTTTTCCTGACAGGCTAAGGCCTGGGCAGCATGCACGGTTCTGAGCTCAGCTCCTCCCACCGTTCCTAGGTGGAAGCTGCCTTCTAGGGGCTCACACCACAGGGGCTGGGCAGGGTTGGGAAGGGCCACCTTCTCCTCTCTATGAGCTGTGAGGACAGAACAAGGGAGAGAGGGGGTGGACTGGTACATTTGGCTCTGCACAATTCTTGCTGTCCACACCTTCACCTGAGGCCCCAGAAAGATCACAGCCAGACTCCCTTCCCTCCTGAGGCCTTTGCAAGGCTGGCCCTCTGCCTGCAATGCTCTCCCCACCACACCCCTCTATGCAGTCAgtttcctctcctcttttttatcttttatcgctgcataaatgccacctcctccaatATGCCTTTCCCTCACCTTCCTAGTATATCAGCCACACTCACCATGATCTGAAATTATCCTTTTTATTTGCATAACTGTTTATTTCTGTCTATCCCACTAAATGGTATTTTCCATGAGAGCAAAGCCTCACTGCAGAATCTCTAAGACTCAGCACTGCACCCAATACACACAGTGGGCAATAAACCTTTTCAAAAgaatgaatgttttatttaactttacCTTCTGCTACTTCCCAAGAGGAAATCTCTCTACTCTAGCCCATTTCGTCACCTTCCAGCCTCATTTTCCCCAGACAGACCACACATGGGTGCTCCTGGCCAACCCACCCCCAAGCCTGGCCTGAAACAGCTTCTCACTTCCCCACCACAAAGTTTGGGCCTTCTCACGTTCCTTCTCCTCCAAAATCTCTTCATTGTCCCTGACCGTCTCCCAGCCCCCTGGAATCTCTCCCTCCTCTTATCTCCTATGTCCCTTAGTGTCACTGAGTTTTGCTGGCTAACAGGGCTGCttcctttctattctttattCTCTTGTAACATAGAATCCAGGCTCCCTTCTACCCAGCTGTAAGCTCCTTAGAGGCAAAGGCCTATGCCATGGATCTTATTCCCAAACCTTGACTGCAGTTAGTCCTCAGGgaagtttttattgttgttgataATGGGTGTTCAACTGGTTAGGTTGTGAGTAAGAGAAACTAACTgaggatgttttattttattcaataaaaaaggAATTCATTGGCCTGCATAACTAAAAAGCTCAGGCTGAGTCCAGGGACCTTCTGTACGTTTGTCTCTCTCTTCTGTatgtctgtctcttctctctgACTTCCCCTGCATTGGCTTCATTCTCAGGCAGGCTCTCCAGGCCTGTGGGCGAAACGGCCTCCAGGCTTACATCCTATTGGCTTAGTACCATCAGGGAAAGGGAATTTCCCTTTCCCAAGAGTTCTGGAAAAAGTGATTCTCATTGGCCTGGTTTGGGTCATGTGCCCATCCTGACTCAATCACTACAGCTAGGGAAATGAACCACTCCTAGGCTAGGCCACCCCTGGGTGGATGGCCAGGCCCAGGGAACATACCTACTTATAGATGTAGAGTGGGGGCTATCTGCCCCCAACCACATGGATTAGGGTGGCTCCCCAAAGGAAACTGCTGGCTGGGgaatagtaataaaaagaaagggGAATTGATATTGGTCATGCAAAACAAAAGATGTAGATGTAGACTATGAGAATTTCCCATGCTGAGCTTCAGCAAGAACCTGACAATACCTTAGGTGAGCTGCACAGGAGAATCATCGGGAAACTGGTTTGCCCTGGCTGGGGCAGAGGATGTTCTCTCCCAGTCTGGGTGGCTCTCCAATGACAGCACAAGAATCCCAGGCCGATACCTTGGCTCAGTGCTGCCACTCGCAAGCTCGGGAAGATTGTGATGCAGCTGGTCCAGGGTAAAACCTGTCTTTTTCAGACTTCCACAGGCGATTGTGCTGCACAGTCAAGGTTGAAAAATGCTGCTCTAGTAAACGTTCTACTGCAGCAAGATGGATTCAGATCAACTCTTAGGGATTATGTCCCCTGTGATAGGATTGGTATGTTTTTCCCCATCTGCACAGCTTTCCAGAAAAGGGTCACTGGAGTTTTCTTGGAGGCTGAGGATGGGTGGGTGAACTGTGGATGACTCTATGGATCCAAAGCCTCTGAAAAGAACAATAGCCACTGTTTGTTGAATGCCAATTGCAAGGCAGGTACTGTGCGTTGGGACTTGACATATGGCAGCCCGCATAAATTTCAGTCCTCACAACAATACTCCCATGTgggtattattactattatttatttatttgagacagagtctcgctctgtcgcccaggcttgagtgcagtgttgtgatctcggctcactgcaagctccacctcccgggttcacgccactctcctgcctcagcctccggagtagctgggactacaggtggccaccaccacgcccggctaatttttttgtatttttagtagaaacggggtttcaccgtgttagccaggatggtcttgatctcctgatctcatgatccgcctgcctcggcctcccaaagtgctgggattacaggcatgagccactgtgccaggccccatgTGGGTATTATTaacattagccccattttacagttgaagaaagtGAGACACAAAAAGCgtggctggctgggcacggtggctcacgcctgtaataccagcactttgggaggccaaggcaggtggatcacctgagatcaggagttcaagatcaggctggccaacatggtgaaacctggtctctactaaaaatacaaaaattagccaggtgtggtggggtgcacctgtggtcccagctactagggaggctgaggcaggaaaatagcttgaacccaggaggcggaggtcgcagtgagccaaaattgccccattgcactccagcctgggtgacacagggagactctgtcttaaaaaaagcaaaaacaaacaagtaaacaaaaagcttggctggctgggtgctgtggctcacacctggaatcccagcactttgggaggccgaagtgggtgaatcgcttgagctcaagagttcaagaccagcctgggcaacacagcgaaacccctctctacgaaaatacaaaaaaaaaaaaaaaaaaaaaaagtaaaagccaggcgtggtggcaggcacctgtagtccaagctactcgagaggaggaggctggaggatcacttgagcctgggaggcggaggttgcagtgagctcgcgccactgcactccaacctgggtgccagcgtgagaccccgtctcagaaagaataaaaacattaaaaaaaaaattggctaagGTACCCTACCAGGGAGTGGCAAAATGGATATTCAGACACAAGACCATCTGCGCTGCAACAGCCTGGCCTTCCTGCCCTTGCGGCAGGAGTCCTCTGAGAAGCGCATCACTCCTGCCCCAATGGACAACTCGGTAGACAGTGGGagtgagccccccacctccccagcgGACTTGAGACGGCAGGCTCCGAGACGAGGGAGTCCTGGTTCATTAAGTTGGTTTTTATAAGAAAACATGTTTGGAGGGGGGACAGCCACAGAGGGATTAAGTCCAAGAAAGTTACACCCTCCCCCACCTAATCCCCCTGACCCCGACCTCCAGAGGCTGTTGGGGTTCACAGAGGCCCtcacctcctcccttccctctcggTGTCGTCAAGCACCCTCCTTCCCCacattctctttctgctttctttttaaatccaGAAAAAACAGCACCTCCTCTGGATTCAGAGCTACAGCAGGAGGAGCCTTCCCTTCCCGGAATCCCTGTTCCCTTTGGGGTGCGCAATTGACTGCGTCGTGGGGGCGGGGAGGGCTTCCCTGTTCGCGTTCGGCCCCAGGGAGACCTGCGGGAATCGTTCTCCCCCGCCACCACCCACCCCCTGCTTCCTTCTCCCCCTCGCCTTGGCCAGGCTCGGGGTGAGGAGTGTTATCCCGGAGTCTGGGCGCCTCGGCAGTGACGGCTCCCCAGGGACTGCAGGGGGAGCCCGGGCTGCAGCGCCTGCTCAGTTCGTGCTCACTGCGTCGAAGGCTCCCCCGGCCTGGCTCCGCGCCCAGCGCCGCATCCGGGAGGGGGAGCGAGGAGGCGGCGGAAGAGCCCGCGCGGCCGGAGTCCGGGGCTGGGAGTGGAGAGGGAACCTCCAGGgggcagcaccgagccgccaagCCGGTCCTCTCTTCGCGCCCAGCCCGGGGTCCCCAGATAGCCCATAGGGAAGCCCCCCTTTTGGATTCCCGCAGTGTGGGCCGGCCCTCCACCTGGACTGGATAAAGGGGGGAAAGTGATCCCTCACCACAAGGACCATTATCTCCTGGTGAGAACAGGAATCAGGTCTCTCTTGGGGCAATCAGCTTCCCCACTTCGGTCCCCCAAAGGTGGGCTCTTTGCCGGCGGGGACTAGGGAACAGCCTTTCGGTTCCGGGGGAGCACAGGGGACCTCAGGCACCAGCAGCCCCATCCCACCGACAGGTGGCAGAGGCAAGGCAGCTCACTGCTATACAGTGTCCCAAGAACCAAGTGGCCGTGACTTCCTATCCTCAGTTTCCCAGCGACACCCGGAAAGACACCGTGCCATAGGTCGAGGCCCGGGGTCAAGGCCCCGCCTCTCCTGGGCGGCCCCTGCCCAGGCGGGCCCAGCCGCTCCTCCCCCGCACTCCCGGCTCGCTCTCACGGTCCCTGAGGTGGGCGGGCGGGCCCTGGATGACAGCGATAGAACCCCGGCCCGACTCGCCCTCGCCCCCGCTCTGGGTCTGGGCTTCCCCAGCCTAGTTCACGCCTAGGAGCCGCCTGAGCAGCCGCGCGCCCAGCGCCACACGCCACGAGCCCTCCCCGCCTGGGCGTCCCCGGATCCCGCGAGCGCTCGGGCTCCCGGCTTGGaaccagggaggagggagggagcgagggagcAACCAGCTGCGACCCGGAAATGCCATATAAGGAGCAGGAAGGATCCCCCGCCGGAACAACCCTTATTTGGGCAGCGCCTTATTTGGAGTGGCCCGATATGGCCCGGCCGCTTCCGGCtctgggaggagggaagaaggcgGAGGGAGGGGCGGGGGCAACGCGGGAACTCCGGAGCTGCGCGGGTCCCGGAGGCCCCGGCGGCGGCTAGAGTTCTAGGCTTCCCCGAAGCCTGGGCGCCTGGGATGCGGGCGCGGGCGCGGGCCCTAGGGTGCAGGATGGAGGTGCCGGGCGCTGTCGGATGGGGGGCTTCACGTCACTCCGGGTCCTCCCGGCCGGTCCTGCCATATTAGGGCTTCCTGCTTCCCATATATGGCCATGTACGTCACGACGGAGGCGGGCCCGTGCGGTTCCAGACCCTTCAAATAGAGGCGGATCCGGGGAGTCGCGAGAGATCCCAGCGCGCAGAACTTGGGGAGCCGCCGCCGCCATCCGCCGCCGCAGCCAGCTTCCGCCGCCGCAGGACcggcccctgccccagcctccgcaGCCGCGGCGCGTCCACGCCCGCCCGCGCCCAGGGCGAGTCGGGGTCGCCGCCTGCGCGCTTCTCAGTGTTCCCCGCGCCCCGCATGTAACCCGGCCAGGCCCCCGCAACTGTGTCCCCTGCAGCTCCAGCCCCGGGCTGCGCCCCCCCGCCCCGACACCAGCTCTCCAGCCTGCTCGTCCAGGATGGCCGCGGCCAAGGCCGAGATGCAGCTGATGTCCCCGCTGCAGATCTCTGACCCGTTCGGATCCTTTCCTCACTCGCCCACCATGGACAACTACCCTAAGCTGGAGGAGATGATGCTGCTGAGCAACGGGGCTCCCCAGTTCCTCGGCGCCGCCGGGGCCCCAGAGGGCAGcggcagcaacagcagcagcagcagcagcggggGCGGTGGAGGCGGCGGGGGcggcagcaacagcagcagcagcagcagcagcaccttcAACCCTCAGGCGGACACGGGCGAGCAGCCCTACGAGCACCTGACCGCAGGTAAGCAGTGGCCTACGCCGAGGGGGAACCCTTTCGCCACCATCCTGGCGTCCTGTCCTTCACCGCAGGAGTGCTCCTGGATCTTAGAATGAGAGCCGGGTTTCCCTTTCATTCCTCGCATCCCCAGAGTCATGTGTTAGAGGGATGCCAAGGAACCCCACACAGCCCACCCCCTGCCCTCATCCCTAGCGGAGCGCAGAGGACCGAGCTTTTGTTTTGGATGGAGAGCTCTGGAGCTgcgtgggtgggtggagggggagggCTTGTTTTGATGAGCGGGGCTGCGCCCCCCACCTCCAGTAAGACTTGCCTTGCCTTGCTTGCCGCCTGTCCCCAAGGAAGGACCGTGATCCTTGGCCGTGGATGTCCCGGCAGCCCGGGTTTGGGGGCGCGCACTAGCCGCGGCCGTGGGGGTGCTGGCGGGAATCCCTCGCCCGCACAGCCGCCGCTGCGGAGCGCTGCGAGCTGCAGTGGAGGGGGATTCTCCGTATTTGCGTCAGCTGTTGTTGAAATGGGCTCTGCCACTGGTGCGGGTCCAGGAACATTGCAATGTGCTGCTATCAATTATTAACTACCTCGGGAGTCAATGGTAGCCGGCCTGGTCTCTTGCCTGGCAGCTCGGGTCATCCTCGTCCTCCAGTGATTGCTTTCCAGTAACCAGGCCTCccgcttctctctctcctgccagagTCTTTTCCTGACATCTCTCTGAACAACGAGAAGGTGCTGGTGGAGACCAGTTACCCCAGCCAAACCACTCGACTGCCCCCCATCACCTATACTGGCCGCTTTTCCCTGGAGCCTGCACCCAACAGTGGCAACACCTTGTGGCCCGAGCCCCTCTTCAGCTTGGTCAGTGGCCTAGTGAGCATGACCAACCCACCGGCCTCCTCGTCCTCAGCACCATCTCCAgcggcctcctcctcctccgcctcccagagccCACCCCTGAGCTGCGCAGTGCCATCCAACGACAGCAGTCCCATTTACTCAGCGGCACCCACCTTCCCCACGCCGAACACTGACATTTTCCCTGAGCCACAAAGCCAGGCCTTCCCGGGCTCGGCAGGGACAGCGCTCCAGTACCCGCCTCCTGCCTACCCTGCCGCCAAGGGTGGCTTTCAGGTTCCCATGATCCCCGACTACCTGTTTCCACAGCAGCAGGGGGATCTGGGCCTGGGCACCCCAGACCAGAAGCCCTTCCAGGGCCTGGAGAGCCGCACCCAGCAGCCTTCGCTAACCCCTCTGTCTACTATCAAGGCCTTTGCCACTCAGTCGGGCTCCCAGGACCTGAAGGCCCTCAATACCAGCTACCAGTCCCAGCTCATCAAACCCAGCCGCATGCGCAAGTACCCCAACCGGCCCAGCAAGACGCCCCCCCACGAACGCCCTTACGCTTGCCCAGTGGAGTCCTGTGATCGCCGCTTCTCCCGCTCCGACGAGCTCACCCGCCACATCCGCATCCACACAGGCCAGAAGCCCTTCCAGTGCCGCATCTGCATGCGCAACTTCAGCCGCAGCGACCACCTCACCACCCACATCCGCACCCACACAGGCGAAAAGCCCTTCGCCTGCGACATCTGTGGGAGAAAGTTTGCCAGGAGCGATGAACGCAAGAGGCATACCAAGATCCACTTGCGGCAGAAGGACAAGAAAGCAGACAAAAGTGTTGTGGCCTCTTcggccacctcctctctctcttcctaccCATCCCCGGTTGCTACCTCTTACCCGTCCCCGGTTACTACCTCTTATCCATCCCCGGCCACCACCTCATACCCATCCCCTGTGcccacctccttctcctctcccggCTCCTCGACCTACCCATCCCCTGTGCACAGTGGCTTCCCCTCCCCGTCGGTGGCCACCACGTACTCCTCTGTTCCCCCTGCTTTCCCGGCCCAGGTCAGCAGCTTCCCTTCCTCAGCTGTCACCAACTCCTTCAGCGCCTCCACAGGGCTTTCGGACATGACAGCAACCTTTTCTCCCAGGACAATTGAAATTTGCtaaagggaaaggggaaagaaagggaaaagggagaaaaagaaacacaagagaCTTAAAGGACAGGAGGAGGAGATGGCCATAGGAGAGAAGGGTTCCTCTTAGGTCAGATGGAGTTTCTCAGAGCCAAGTCCTCCCTCTCTACTGGAGTGGAAGGTCTATTGGCCAACAATCCTTTCTGCCCACTTCCCCTTCCCCAATTACTATTCCCTTTGACTTCAGCTGCCTGAAACAGCCATGTCCAAGTTCTTCACCTCTATACAAAGAACTTGATTTGCATGGATTTTGGATAAATCATTTCAGTATCATCTCCATCATATGCCTGACCCCTTGCTCCCTTCAATGCTAGAAAATCGAGTTGGCAAAATGGGGTTTGGGCCCCTCAGAGCCCTGCCCTGCACCCTTGTACAGTGTCTGTGCCATGGATTTCGTTTTTCTTGGGGTACTCTTGATGTGAAGATAATTTGCATATTCTATTGTATTATTTGGAGTTAGGTCCtcacttgggggaaaaaaaaaaaaagaaaagccaagcaAACCAATGGTGATCCTCTATTTTGTGATGATGCTGTGACAATAagtttgaacctttttttttgaaacagcagtccCAGTATTCTCAGAGCATGTGTCAGAGTGTTGTTCCGTTAACCTTTTTGTAAATACTGCTTGACTGTACTCTCACATGTGGCAAAATAtggtttggtttttctttttttttttttgaaagtgttTTTTCTTCGTCCTTTTGGTTTAAAAAGTTTCACGTCTTGGTGCCTTTTGTGTGATGCGCCTTGCTGATGGCTTGACATGTGCAATTGTGAGGGACATGCTCACCTCTAGCCTTAAGGGGGGCAGGGAGTGATGATTTGGGGGAGGCTTTGGGAGCAAAATAAGGAAGAGGGCTGAGCTGAGCTTCGGTTCTCCAGAatgtaagaaaacaaaatctaaaacaaaatctgaactctcaaaagtctatttttttaactgaaaatgtaaatttataaatatattcaggAGTTGGAATGTTGTAGTTACCTACTGAGTAGGCGGCGATTTTTGTATGTTATGAACATGCAGTTCATTATTTTGTGGTTCTATTTTACTTTGTACTTGTGTTTGCTTAAACAAAGTGACTGTTTGGCTTATAAACACATTGAATGCGCTTTATTGCCCATGGGATATGTGGTGTATAtccttccaaaaaattaaaacgaAAATAAAGTAGCTGCGATTGGGTATGTGTTTCCTGGGTTAGGGGAAGGACTCTGCCCTATTGAGGGCTGTGAGGTTTTCTGAAGACTTGGCCTTTAGAGATACAAGGATCCTCCAGCCAGAGTCAGGCCCACTGTGTGAAACTGGAGTTCGTTATTTATGAGGACTGAGTATGGGTCTTCAaatagggtctcgctctatccacccaggctggagtgcagtagtgtaatcacagctcactgcagctttgatgtcccaggctcaagtgatcctcccacctcagcctcctgagtagctgggactgtaggcacgtgccaccacactccgttaatgtttatagagacagggttttgccatgttgcccaggctggagttcttcTTGATAATGGGCCTGTTCATCTTCAGTCTGTTGGGCCGAAGCTTTACCTTGGTTAGCTAAAGCCAAGAAAGGCAAGAGTTAGGGCTGGGACATGTGTGGCCAAAGGCAGTGTTACTCTCCTGGCATCAAATGTTGGGCCAGTCCCGTCCCCCACCTCTACTCAGGGTTGGAAAATCCATGATCTTGGGAATCCCTGCCATGTGCAGTTAGGGGAGGTAAGAAGTGGGCACAAGGGCTTTAGGGAAACAGTAACAATGCTGGGGCCAACTCAGCCTCTCCCTCCCATTCCCCATGTCTCCAGCAACTTGAGGGCACCAAAGAAGCCTAGACGAGGTAAAGGGCAGTTCTCAAGCCAAGAATCCTTCCAGGAAGAAATTCTTATTACTTGCCAGCTGGAACTGCCATCCTTGGCAGCTTCGTGGGACAAAGGATAGAGTGGGCAGAAGGCTGGCCTGGTGTCTAAAGTTCCCATCCAGGCCAAATCTGTTCCCATTGTGTAGGAGGCCTGAGGTTCTTTTGGGCCCAGTCCCCTGAGGGACCACTCCCACTGCTGGGGCAATCCCTGTGGGCACGTGAGCATCTGCCTACTCTGTGAGAGGCCTTGACCTGGCCACAGCAGACACCATGGGAGGAATGTGGATTGTTGGTTGGGGAGACGGACATAAGACACAAATCACAACATGGTATTGTGTTATGCAATATGGGCAAGAATGGAGCTCTTTGGGAGCACAGTGAAGGGCACCCAACCCACCTGGGGGTTTAGGAAAGGTGGAAAAATTGAGTTAGGAAGCATAAGCAGGAGTCAACCTGATTGATTGACTTGGTTTGTGGGTGAGGCAGGGAGGACACTGGCTAAGTCTACTCAGCAGTGTGGATGAGATGGATTACTGAGTGGAAGCACTACCTCCAACCCCAATATCTAAGTCTTTTGTGAATTGGTCAGACTCCACGATTCACTGGGTGGATGGGTACAATAGATTTGATGTACTGGAATTCCCAACCCTTGGCTCCTCTCCCAACTTCTGACCCCTAAAATCAGAGGAGCAATGAGGTATCCCCTTGACCTGGTATGGTTATCAGGCCCTGAGTGAAGTGAAAGTCTAATCTGCTTCtacctcttctccttcctctaaGGGTCTCCCAGGTGGTTCTCAACCCACACTTTCTGGAGCCAGAGGGATTCCAATAAACCCCTGACATTGGCCCAATTCTTTCTTGTGCAGTCTAGCCTCCCCTGACCAACACTGTTGACCTCTGCCCTTTCCCATGGCACCAGACTCCTCAGCCTTGAGGAGGGGGAACAGGACACCTTCTCTAGTAAGGGGCACATCCCTGTGAGCCTCCTGGCAAAATTGCCAGGTCCTGATGGGACAATATTTGTATTGGCGCACCTCTTCCCAGCCCCACCTACCCCTCCCCATCTCACTCTAGGCCCAGGAACACAAGTCCATA
This genomic interval carries:
- the EGR1 gene encoding early growth response protein 1, which produces MAAAKAEMQLMSPLQISDPFGSFPHSPTMDNYPKLEEMMLLSNGAPQFLGAAGAPEGSGSNSSSSSSGGGGGGGGGSNSSSSSSSTFNPQADTGEQPYEHLTAESFPDISLNNEKVLVETSYPSQTTRLPPITYTGRFSLEPAPNSGNTLWPEPLFSLVSGLVSMTNPPASSSSAPSPAASSSSASQSPPLSCAVPSNDSSPIYSAAPTFPTPNTDIFPEPQSQAFPGSAGTALQYPPPAYPAAKGGFQVPMIPDYLFPQQQGDLGLGTPDQKPFQGLESRTQQPSLTPLSTIKAFATQSGSQDLKALNTSYQSQLIKPSRMRKYPNRPSKTPPHERPYACPVESCDRRFSRSDELTRHIRIHTGQKPFQCRICMRNFSRSDHLTTHIRTHTGEKPFACDICGRKFARSDERKRHTKIHLRQKDKKADKSVVASSATSSLSSYPSPVATSYPSPVTTSYPSPATTSYPSPVPTSFSSPGSSTYPSPVHSGFPSPSVATTYSSVPPAFPAQVSSFPSSAVTNSFSASTGLSDMTATFSPRTIEIC